In Asterias rubens chromosome 15, eAstRub1.3, whole genome shotgun sequence, a genomic segment contains:
- the LOC117300333 gene encoding nostrin-like — MDFRDVFVDETGYAELKKHMRQVTEFTNSTVSILQERADIETTYAKSLAKLSSKAQKCNKDATGSLMASWNVLCQHFREESENHKVAADSLHEDVHKRLKVYCETHVKSRKSAESIVDKSCKAWHDKRSELLKAKKATYTKAKENEGVQAVLDDPYAKGKVLSDKELGKLHSKSKKLDEAASRADTEYLQLIKATERARHEFEVALRQAATALEKLETERIREQKIVLESYVGCFSTMQPKTQKTVDNMSQAIQCIVPENDVMVIAQHKGRQREHVEQVLYDPYEEDLSHNMTLNRRRQSLQSKLKTIDVELEKEKKAKDGIARLSGAYAGNASYADTSTQDVVVQQLTHSEEMLNMLRACKFKITAALALVDKKPKPQDDISPYIKTEKDKQQGVHVSVLKMPRAPPSSGVTEVDSRGMGDGANHLQAITDEDEGNNNEWNEAEMAERVICQCVVKFNYEAQEDGEISVQEGQIINVVEKHDDGWWYGECNGQRGNFPGSYVDLL; from the exons ATGGATTTCAGAGATGTTTTTGTG GATGAGACGGGCTATGCAGAGTTGAAGAAGCATATGAGACAAGTAACAGAATTTACAAACTCCACCGTCTCCATCTTACAAGAAAG GGCTGATATTGAAACGACTTACGCCAAGAGTTTAGCCAAGTTGAGTTCCAAAGCACAAAAATGTAATAAAGACGCCACAGG ATCTCTTATGGCATCATGGAATGTACTATGCCAGCATTTTAGAGAAGAGTCAGAGAATCACAA AGTTGCTGCCGACTCATTGCATGAAGACGTTCATAAAAGACTCAAGGTGTACTGTGAAACGCATGTAAAAAGCCGCAAATCT GCTGAATCCATCGTTGATAAATCGTGTAAAGCATGGCATGACAAACGTAGTGAATTGCTCAAG GCAAAGAAAGCCACATACACAAAGGCTAAAGAGAATGAGGGAGTTCAGGCTGTCTTAGATGATCCCTACGCTAAGGGGAAGGTGCTCTCAGATAAAGAGTTGGGCAAG CTTCACTCCAAGAGTAAGAAGTTAGATGAAGCAGCGTCGAGAGCAGACACGGAATACCTACAACTCATCAAGGCAACGGAGAGAGCTCGTCATGAATTTGAAGTTGCCTTACGTCAGGCCGCAACAGCTCTGGAGAAATTAGAAACGGAAAGGATTCGGGAGCAAAAGATAGTGTTGGAGTCTTATGTGGGTTGCTTCTCAACGATGCAGCCCAAGACACAGAAG ACTGTTGACAACATGAGCCAGGCAATCCAATGTATTGTTCCagaaaatgacgtcatggtcaTAGCACAACACAAAGGTCGCCAGCGTGAACATGTGGAACAAGTCTTATATGATCCCTAT GAGGAGGATTTGTCCCATAATATGACGTTAAACAGAAGGAGGCAATCGCTACAGAGCAAGCTAAAAACCATAGATGTAGAGTtagagaaagagaaaaaagCTAAAGATG GAATTGCTCGACTATCAGGAGCATACGCTGGGAATGCAAGCTATGCCGATACCAGTACGCAGGACGTAGTAGTTCAACAACTCACACAT TCGGAGGAGATGCTGAACATGTTACGAGCTTGTAAGTTTAAGATAACCGCTGCCTTAGCATTGGTGGATAAGAAGCCCAAACCCCAAGATGACATCAGCCCTTACATCAAGACAGAGAAAGATAAACAG CAAGGTGTCCATGTGAGTGTCTTAAAGATGCCTCGTGCTCCCCCATCCTCAGGAGTGACCGAAGTGGATAGCAGAGGGATGGGTGATGGAGCAAATCATCTGCAAGCAATTACTGATGAAGACGAAGGAAACA ataatgAATGGAATGAGGCTGAAATGGCAGAGAGAGTAATCTGTCAATGTGTGGTCAAGTTTAACTACGAAGCTCAAGAGGACGGGGAAATATCAGTCCAAGAAG GTCAGATAATCAATGTAGTGGAGAAACACGACGATGGATGGTGGTATGGGGAGTGTAATGGACAACGTGGAAACTTCCCTGGTTCCTATGTAGATCTACTCTGA